In Haloarchaeobius litoreus, the following are encoded in one genomic region:
- a CDS encoding PrkA family serine protein kinase: MSTGDDYVTASDRALEDTYEAPMSLAEYVDRAFEQPSIAAHASKYLLQAIEAAGTRTVVEEGEEKERYRFFDDPYNDGEHAVLGNTDVLNSFVDDLRSIAAGRGKHEKILWFDGPTATGKSELKRCLVNGLREYSKTPAGRRYTVEWNVAAAEGSSRGLSYGDDLGGDDESDWYESPVQAHPLSVFPESVRADLLAEMNERVDSDVPVRVEERLDPFSREAYDYLEERYRRDGRDDLFSAIADSRHLRVKNYVVDVGQGIGVLHSEDDGSPKERLVGSWMRGMLQKLDSRGRKNPQAFSYDGVLSQGNGLLTVVEDAAQHADLLQKLLNVPDEGTVKLDKGIGMDVDTQLVIISNPDLEATLNQHSDRQGMDPLKALKRRLDKHEFTYLTNLSLETELIRRELTGETSVWTAESYDDLAAKIRQPVTLSVKRSADRLTDREFAPHAIEAAALYSVVTRLDDEDLPTGLDLVDKAILFDRGYLQEGDTRRDAEEFEFAADPKDGSHGIPVTYTRDVLADLLHEDTDRHHADLPVENVLMPRDVLNAMVERLVEAPVFSTGERTEFESRVAQVKNHVFDAQEQDVVDAMLHDSTVDEATVAEYVEHVYAWETDEPIVNDRGEREEPDPLKMKVFEVEHLGRFDEDEYEGDQPSEAVAAFRREKIITALNRHAWEHRDEDFAIEDVDLAAIPVVQAVLESNDWDDVRRTYEDLDPSQWDDPPSGTETADLKAKTIAAMVDLQGYSEASAELTSRHVMGQVAYRWD; encoded by the coding sequence ATGAGCACCGGAGACGACTACGTCACGGCGAGTGACCGCGCGCTGGAGGACACGTACGAGGCCCCGATGAGCCTCGCGGAGTACGTCGACCGCGCGTTCGAACAGCCCTCCATCGCCGCCCACGCCTCGAAGTACCTGCTGCAGGCCATCGAGGCCGCCGGGACCCGCACTGTCGTCGAGGAGGGCGAGGAGAAGGAGCGCTACCGGTTCTTCGACGACCCGTACAACGACGGCGAACACGCGGTGCTCGGCAACACGGACGTACTGAACTCGTTCGTGGACGACCTGCGCTCCATCGCGGCCGGGCGCGGCAAGCACGAGAAGATACTCTGGTTCGACGGGCCGACTGCAACGGGCAAGTCCGAGCTCAAACGCTGTCTCGTCAACGGCCTGCGCGAGTACTCGAAGACGCCCGCGGGCCGCAGGTACACCGTCGAGTGGAACGTGGCCGCGGCGGAGGGCAGCAGCCGCGGGCTGAGCTACGGCGACGACCTCGGCGGCGACGACGAGAGCGACTGGTACGAGTCCCCGGTGCAGGCGCACCCGCTGTCGGTGTTCCCCGAGTCCGTCCGCGCGGACCTGCTCGCGGAGATGAACGAGCGCGTCGACTCCGACGTCCCCGTCCGCGTCGAGGAGCGACTCGACCCGTTCAGCCGCGAGGCGTACGACTACCTGGAGGAGCGCTACCGCCGCGACGGCCGCGACGACCTGTTCTCGGCCATCGCGGACAGCCGCCACCTCCGGGTGAAGAACTACGTCGTCGACGTGGGCCAGGGTATCGGCGTCCTCCACAGCGAGGACGACGGCTCGCCGAAGGAGCGCCTCGTCGGCTCGTGGATGCGGGGGATGCTCCAGAAGCTCGACTCCCGTGGCCGGAAGAACCCGCAGGCCTTCTCCTACGACGGCGTGCTCTCGCAGGGCAACGGCCTCCTCACCGTGGTCGAGGACGCCGCCCAGCACGCAGACCTCCTCCAGAAGCTGCTGAACGTCCCCGACGAGGGCACCGTCAAGCTCGACAAGGGCATCGGGATGGACGTCGACACGCAGCTCGTCATCATCTCGAATCCGGACCTGGAGGCGACGCTGAACCAGCACTCCGACAGGCAGGGGATGGACCCGCTGAAGGCGCTCAAGCGCCGGCTCGACAAGCACGAGTTCACCTACCTGACGAACCTCTCGCTGGAGACGGAGCTCATCCGGCGGGAGCTGACCGGCGAGACGTCGGTCTGGACCGCCGAGTCGTACGACGACCTCGCCGCGAAGATACGGCAGCCGGTGACGCTGTCGGTCAAGCGCTCGGCGGACCGGCTCACCGACCGGGAGTTCGCCCCGCACGCCATCGAGGCGGCGGCGCTGTACAGCGTCGTCACCCGGCTCGACGACGAGGACCTGCCGACGGGGCTCGACCTCGTCGACAAGGCGATTTTGTTCGACCGTGGCTACCTGCAGGAGGGCGACACCCGACGCGACGCCGAGGAGTTCGAGTTCGCGGCCGACCCGAAAGACGGGAGCCACGGCATCCCCGTCACGTACACCCGGGACGTGCTCGCGGACCTGCTCCACGAGGACACCGACCGCCACCACGCCGACCTGCCCGTCGAGAACGTGCTCATGCCGCGTGACGTGCTGAACGCGATGGTCGAGCGCCTCGTCGAAGCGCCGGTGTTCTCGACCGGCGAGCGCACCGAGTTCGAGTCCCGCGTCGCCCAGGTGAAGAACCACGTGTTCGACGCCCAGGAGCAGGACGTGGTCGATGCGATGCTCCACGACAGCACCGTCGACGAGGCGACCGTCGCGGAGTACGTCGAGCACGTCTACGCGTGGGAGACGGACGAACCCATCGTCAACGACCGCGGCGAGCGCGAGGAGCCCGACCCGCTGAAGATGAAGGTGTTCGAGGTCGAGCACCTCGGCCGCTTCGACGAGGACGAGTACGAGGGCGACCAGCCGAGCGAGGCCGTCGCCGCGTTCCGTCGCGAGAAGATCATCACGGCGCTGAACCGCCACGCCTGGGAGCACCGCGACGAGGACTTCGCCATCGAGGACGTCGACCTCGCCGCCATCCCGGTCGTGCAGGCGGTGCTGGAGTCGAACGACTGGGACGACGTGCGTCGCACCTACGAGGACCTCGACCCGAGCCAGTGGGACGACCCGCCGAGTGGCACGGAGACCGCCGACCTCAAGGCCAAGACCATCGCGGCGATGGTCGACCTGCAGGGGTACTCCGAGGCGTCGGCCGAACTGACCAGCAGACACGTCATGGGACAGGTGGCATACAGATGGGACTGA
- a CDS encoding YeaH/YhbH family protein, whose translation MGLKEDLDRFREVGEQRREDLKEFIQYGELGRSGADQVKIPIKIVDLPSFEYDRRDQGGVGQGDADVGDPVGQPQPQPGEGDEGDPGEEGGEHEYYEMDPEEFAEELDEELGLDLEPKGKRVVEEKEGPFTDITRSGPDSTLDFERMFKEGLKRKLAMDFDEEFLREVLKIDGWGPRKAFEWARGESLPVSMAWLDDAYDEIPREERTKWASLEEVEENVDRQTVTEKIRREGIKHVPFRREDERYRHPEIIEEKEKNVVVVNIRDVSGSMREKKRELVERVFTPLDWYLTGKYDNAEFIYIAHDADAWEVEREEFFGIRSGGGTKISSAYELAAELLEAYPFSDWNRYVFAAGDSENSSNDTGERVIPLMESIPANLHAYVETQPTGTAINATHAEELESHFGGSDDVAVAYVTGPEDVTDAIYTILSTEGDSDE comes from the coding sequence ATGGGACTGAAAGAGGACCTCGACCGGTTCCGGGAGGTCGGCGAACAGCGACGCGAGGACCTGAAGGAGTTCATCCAGTACGGCGAACTCGGCCGCAGCGGCGCGGACCAGGTGAAGATACCGATCAAGATCGTCGACCTCCCGAGCTTCGAGTACGACCGCCGCGACCAGGGCGGCGTCGGTCAGGGTGACGCCGACGTCGGCGACCCGGTCGGCCAGCCCCAGCCACAGCCCGGCGAGGGCGACGAGGGCGACCCCGGCGAGGAGGGCGGCGAGCACGAGTACTACGAGATGGACCCCGAGGAGTTCGCCGAGGAGCTCGACGAGGAGCTCGGGCTCGACCTCGAACCGAAGGGCAAGCGCGTCGTCGAGGAGAAGGAGGGCCCGTTCACGGACATCACCCGGAGCGGTCCGGACTCGACGCTCGACTTCGAGCGGATGTTCAAGGAGGGGCTCAAGCGCAAGCTCGCGATGGACTTCGACGAGGAGTTCCTGCGCGAGGTGCTGAAGATCGACGGCTGGGGCCCGCGCAAGGCGTTCGAGTGGGCCCGCGGCGAGAGCCTCCCCGTCTCGATGGCGTGGCTGGACGACGCCTACGACGAGATTCCGCGCGAGGAGCGCACGAAGTGGGCCTCCCTCGAGGAGGTCGAGGAGAACGTCGACCGCCAGACCGTCACCGAGAAGATCCGCCGGGAGGGGATCAAGCACGTCCCGTTCCGCCGCGAGGACGAGCGCTACCGCCACCCCGAGATCATCGAGGAGAAGGAGAAGAACGTCGTCGTCGTCAACATCCGCGACGTCTCCGGCTCGATGCGCGAGAAGAAACGGGAGCTGGTCGAGCGCGTGTTCACGCCGCTCGACTGGTACCTCACCGGGAAGTACGACAACGCGGAGTTCATCTACATCGCCCACGACGCCGACGCGTGGGAGGTCGAGCGCGAGGAGTTCTTCGGCATCCGCTCCGGCGGCGGGACGAAGATATCCTCGGCGTACGAGCTCGCCGCGGAGCTGCTGGAGGCGTACCCGTTCAGCGATTGGAACCGCTACGTGTTCGCGGCCGGCGACTCCGAGAACTCCAGCAACGACACCGGGGAGCGGGTCATCCCGCTGATGGAGTCCATCCCGGCGAACCTCCACGCCTACGTGGAGACCCAGCCGACCGGGACGGCAATCAACGCGACCCACGCCGAGGAGTTGGAGTCGCACTTCGGCGGCAGCGACGACGTGGCCGTCGCGTACGTCACCGGGCCGGAGGACGTCACCGACGCGATCTACACCATCCTCTCCACGGAGGGTGATTCCGATGAGTAA
- a CDS encoding SpoVR family protein yields the protein MSNPDRIEKQRIADDLREHVAEARNLAEKFGLSPYEVNYWVVDYDEMNELIAYGGFQHRYPHWRWGMQYDRQQKQGQYSGGKAFEIVNNDDPAHAFLQESNTLADQKAVITHVEAHSDFFANNDWFQLFAEGTPNAAAMLERHARAISEYMQDPEIERAEVEKWIDNVLTLEDNIDQHRPYQAVSSVVDDPEELDPEDLADRLGDLELSEEVRREVFDDEWLDALDGDEPPATFPEEPQKDVIAFLRTHGKQYDPEAEKAADMEPWQRDVLDMMREEAYYFAPQKMTKIMNEGWASIWESRMMTDEGFAGDDEFLNYADHMSAVLGSPGLNPYSLGKELWQYVENTTNRREVLDKILRVKGITWRNLKDNVDFAQVRELLQPPAALDSIDADSLAAVAELPDEYLDREALERAIDGEVDVERYPWKVLSYEGMCRRHYSLVRRPHRGFLERVSQSDLERIGRYLFDDQVYDSVEEAIADVDYAAGWDRMREVRRSHNDVTFVDEFLSQEFIDENGYFTYEYSEATGQYRVASQDAADVKKKLLLQFTNFGKPTIAVYDGNYNNRNELLLGHEYNGVMLDVRQAKQTLERVFELWGRPVNLLTVVKEVSDHDREVARRRNREPEPKEQGRLLRYDGEGFDEQDVPWEDVEHLAADDVDYDTKPEDWLA from the coding sequence ATGAGTAATCCAGACAGGATCGAGAAACAGCGCATCGCCGACGACCTGCGGGAGCACGTCGCGGAGGCCCGCAACCTCGCCGAGAAGTTCGGTCTCTCGCCGTACGAGGTGAACTACTGGGTCGTCGACTACGACGAGATGAACGAACTCATCGCATACGGCGGCTTCCAGCACCGGTACCCGCACTGGCGCTGGGGGATGCAGTACGACCGCCAGCAGAAGCAGGGCCAGTACAGCGGCGGGAAGGCGTTCGAGATCGTCAACAACGACGACCCCGCCCACGCGTTCCTGCAGGAGTCGAACACGCTGGCTGACCAGAAGGCGGTCATCACCCACGTCGAGGCGCACTCGGACTTCTTCGCGAACAACGACTGGTTCCAGCTGTTCGCCGAGGGGACGCCCAACGCGGCGGCGATGCTCGAACGGCACGCCCGCGCCATCTCGGAGTACATGCAGGACCCCGAGATCGAGCGCGCCGAGGTCGAGAAGTGGATCGACAACGTGCTCACCCTCGAGGACAACATCGACCAGCATCGTCCGTACCAGGCCGTCAGCTCGGTCGTCGACGACCCCGAGGAGCTGGACCCGGAGGACCTCGCCGACAGGCTGGGTGACCTCGAACTCTCCGAGGAGGTCCGCCGCGAGGTGTTCGACGACGAGTGGCTGGACGCGCTCGACGGCGACGAACCGCCGGCGACGTTCCCCGAGGAGCCACAGAAGGACGTCATCGCGTTCCTGCGCACCCACGGCAAGCAGTACGACCCCGAGGCCGAGAAGGCGGCCGACATGGAGCCGTGGCAGCGCGACGTGCTCGATATGATGCGGGAGGAGGCGTACTACTTCGCCCCGCAGAAGATGACGAAGATCATGAACGAGGGCTGGGCGAGCATCTGGGAGTCCCGGATGATGACCGACGAGGGGTTCGCCGGCGACGACGAGTTCCTGAACTACGCGGACCACATGTCGGCGGTGCTCGGCTCGCCCGGGCTCAACCCCTACAGCCTCGGCAAGGAGCTCTGGCAGTACGTCGAGAACACCACCAACCGTCGCGAGGTGCTCGACAAGATACTCCGCGTGAAGGGCATCACGTGGCGGAACCTCAAGGACAACGTCGACTTCGCGCAGGTGCGTGAGCTCCTCCAGCCACCCGCCGCGCTCGACAGCATCGACGCCGACTCGCTGGCGGCGGTCGCCGAACTGCCCGACGAGTACCTCGACCGCGAGGCGCTGGAGCGGGCCATCGACGGGGAGGTCGATGTCGAACGGTACCCGTGGAAGGTGCTCTCCTACGAGGGGATGTGCCGGCGACACTACTCGCTCGTCCGGCGGCCCCACCGTGGATTCCTCGAACGCGTGAGCCAGTCCGACCTGGAGCGCATCGGGCGCTACCTGTTCGACGACCAGGTGTACGACAGCGTCGAGGAGGCCATCGCCGACGTGGACTACGCGGCCGGCTGGGACCGGATGCGCGAGGTCCGCCGGAGCCACAACGACGTGACGTTCGTCGACGAGTTCCTCAGCCAGGAGTTCATCGACGAGAACGGCTACTTCACCTACGAGTACTCCGAGGCGACCGGCCAGTACCGCGTCGCCAGCCAGGACGCCGCCGACGTGAAGAAGAAGCTGCTGCTCCAGTTCACGAACTTCGGGAAGCCGACCATCGCGGTGTACGACGGTAACTACAACAACCGCAACGAACTGCTGCTCGGCCACGAGTACAACGGCGTCATGCTGGACGTCCGGCAGGCGAAGCAGACGCTCGAACGCGTCTTCGAGCTCTGGGGCCGTCCCGTGAACCTCCTGACCGTCGTGAAGGAGGTCTCGGACCACGACCGCGAGGTCGCCCGTCGCCGGAACCGCGAGCCCGAACCCAAAGAACAGGGGCGGCTCCTCCGCTACGACGGTGAGGGGTTCGACGAGCAGGACGTGCCGTGGGAGGACGTCGAGCACCTCGCGGCGGACGACGTGGACTACGACACGAAGCCCGAGGACTGGCTCGCCTGA
- a CDS encoding DUF7827 domain-containing protein, giving the protein MARGRTVTCVCLLVVAVVATAGAAGTVAGAEGTATGAEGTATGAEGTATGAEGAAVDAATSSGWSAPQDVSWPSQDLGQPSQDVARPSQDEGWSVPNGTDEQPGDVVRIPVGFAGNETEATVVIENESLGYRLVVRVVDENRDGVAVLNWNTYHAGSVPAEAVANRTVAADEPDRVLDARRTTPQRDGRLDEGHYTVSVRHDDSVVAEDVVVLESDPLRRSSITVLEGPPLADASTAFARSGISGTIEQDEWLFVLVERQSIHGYVDGIEDLTGNGTDGVTFHITRGSDGPMVDLSNATFLHFPQHDEFVVGVPPNATVFEPDTDYVARFVVARSNPYAGGGQVSSSTEFRVLPAGAQPDRPVLEVVDVRAPETVIEGREATFAVSVVNSGEREGTATVVVGLEGTNVTREVTVGPRSQETVRVAFDTSPLTEGVTRWDVRIAGGARTVTGELEVRLTNETRIEDPTLVPGPRRTSDGGQPGFGALAALVGLGIGIGGRVLALQRE; this is encoded by the coding sequence ATGGCACGGGGGCGCACAGTAACCTGCGTCTGCCTGCTCGTCGTCGCGGTGGTGGCGACGGCGGGTGCGGCGGGCACGGTGGCGGGAGCCGAGGGCACGGCGACGGGAGCCGAGGGCACGGCGACGGGAGCCGAGGGCACGGCGACGGGAGCCGAGGGCGCTGCGGTCGACGCAGCGACGAGCAGCGGGTGGAGCGCCCCGCAGGACGTGAGCTGGCCATCACAGGACCTGGGCCAGCCCTCACAGGACGTGGCCCGGCCCTCACAGGACGAGGGCTGGTCCGTGCCGAACGGGACCGACGAACAGCCCGGGGACGTGGTGCGGATTCCGGTCGGGTTCGCGGGCAACGAGACGGAGGCGACGGTCGTTATCGAGAACGAGAGCCTGGGCTACCGACTCGTCGTGCGGGTGGTCGACGAGAACCGCGACGGCGTCGCCGTCCTCAACTGGAACACCTACCACGCGGGGAGCGTGCCGGCGGAGGCCGTCGCGAACCGGACCGTCGCGGCCGACGAGCCCGACCGGGTGCTCGACGCACGGCGGACGACGCCACAGCGCGACGGACGGCTCGACGAGGGCCACTACACCGTCTCGGTGCGTCACGACGACAGCGTGGTCGCCGAGGACGTCGTCGTGCTCGAATCGGACCCGCTCCGGCGCTCCTCCATCACGGTGCTGGAGGGGCCGCCACTGGCCGACGCCTCCACTGCGTTCGCGCGGTCGGGTATCAGCGGGACCATCGAGCAGGACGAGTGGCTGTTCGTGCTCGTCGAGCGCCAGAGCATCCACGGATACGTGGACGGCATCGAGGACCTGACCGGCAACGGCACCGACGGCGTCACCTTCCACATCACCCGGGGCAGCGACGGCCCGATGGTCGACCTCTCGAACGCCACGTTCCTCCACTTCCCGCAGCACGACGAGTTCGTCGTCGGCGTCCCGCCGAACGCGACGGTGTTCGAGCCCGACACCGACTACGTCGCACGGTTCGTCGTCGCGCGGTCGAACCCCTACGCCGGCGGCGGGCAGGTGAGCTCCTCGACCGAGTTCCGCGTGCTCCCCGCGGGTGCCCAGCCCGACCGGCCCGTCCTCGAGGTCGTCGACGTCCGGGCACCCGAGACCGTCATCGAGGGCCGCGAGGCCACCTTCGCGGTGAGCGTCGTCAACAGTGGCGAGCGCGAGGGCACCGCGACCGTCGTCGTCGGTCTGGAAGGGACGAACGTCACGCGGGAGGTGACGGTCGGCCCGCGCTCGCAGGAGACCGTCAGGGTCGCGTTCGACACCAGTCCGCTGACCGAGGGCGTCACCCGGTGGGACGTCCGTATCGCGGGCGGCGCACGTACCGTCACGGGCGAGCTCGAGGTGCGGCTGACGAACGAGACGCGCATCGAGGACCCGACGCTGGTGCCCGGCCCGCGACGGACGAGCGACGGCGGCCAGCCCGGCTTCGGCGCGCTCGCGGCGCTGGTGGGACTGGGTATCGGTATCGGCGGGCGGGTGCTCGCGCTCCAGCGAGAATAG
- a CDS encoding secondary thiamine-phosphate synthase enzyme YjbQ, which yields MHREQFTVETEERLTTVDVTDRVRAAIPDDATGLCTVATGHTTAGIVVQEGEPRLREDIEAFLADLVPDDGWRHDEIDDNADSHLRATVAGRDISTPVEDGKPELGSWGSVLFVECDGPRRRTVEVCVLEG from the coding sequence ATGCACAGGGAGCAGTTCACGGTCGAGACCGAGGAGCGCCTGACCACCGTCGACGTGACCGACCGCGTCCGCGCTGCAATCCCGGACGACGCGACCGGGCTCTGTACCGTCGCGACCGGGCACACGACGGCGGGAATCGTCGTGCAGGAGGGCGAACCACGGCTCCGCGAGGATATCGAGGCGTTCCTCGCCGACCTGGTGCCCGACGACGGCTGGCGGCACGACGAGATCGACGACAACGCCGACTCGCACCTGCGGGCGACCGTCGCGGGGCGGGACATCTCCACCCCCGTCGAGGACGGCAAGCCTGAACTCGGCTCGTGGGGGTCCGTGCTGTTCGTCGAGTGCGACGGTCCGCGGCGGCGGACCGTCGAGGTGTGCGTGCTCGAGGGGTAG
- a CDS encoding glycerophosphodiester phosphodiesterase — protein MRLIAHRGFADEAPENTLAALEHAASSDADVMELDVRRCASGEVVVHHDGTVDRVTDGTGRVADLTRDELAALDVLGSGEGVPTLDEVLDAVPDSLALNVECKEVGVTSEVAETLASHDGDAMLSSFEQAALAEARDAAPSVPTAFLTDSLRNRPVATAVELGCDYVHPHYFLPLLSKLVPRAHDAGIEVNVWTVHSPSIVRLLGLCGVDGVVSDRSDVLGR, from the coding sequence GTGCGACTCATCGCCCACCGCGGGTTCGCCGACGAGGCACCCGAGAACACGCTGGCCGCGCTCGAACACGCCGCCAGCTCCGACGCCGACGTGATGGAGCTCGACGTGCGACGGTGTGCCAGCGGCGAGGTGGTCGTCCACCACGACGGGACGGTCGACCGAGTCACCGACGGAACGGGGCGGGTCGCCGACCTCACCCGGGACGAACTCGCCGCCCTCGACGTCCTCGGCTCCGGCGAGGGCGTCCCGACGCTCGACGAGGTCCTCGACGCGGTGCCGGACTCCCTCGCACTCAACGTCGAGTGCAAGGAGGTCGGCGTGACCAGCGAGGTCGCCGAGACGCTGGCGAGCCACGACGGCGACGCGATGCTCTCCTCGTTCGAACAGGCGGCCCTCGCCGAGGCCCGCGACGCCGCGCCCTCGGTTCCGACCGCCTTCCTCACCGACAGCCTCCGGAACCGACCGGTCGCCACGGCGGTCGAACTCGGCTGCGACTACGTCCACCCCCACTACTTCCTCCCGCTGCTCTCGAAGCTCGTCCCGCGCGCCCACGACGCCGGCATCGAGGTGAACGTCTGGACGGTCCACTCACCGAGCATCGTCCGCCTGCTCGGCCTCTGTGGCGTCGACGGCGTGGTCAGCGACCGCAGCGACGTGCTCGGGCGCTGA